In Oceanivirga salmonicida, the genomic stretch ATACTTTACAGTACCATAATATAAAAGGAGGAATTTTTATGAGTTGTAGAGCTGTCTTATTTTCTTTAAATGAAGAAGAGGTAAATAAAATTAAATTATGTAAAAATGATATAGAAAGATTAAATTATTTACAAGAAGATATAGAGGAAACATATTTTGAAAAATTTCCAACAAGAGTTTCTGAATTAGATAAATCTTGGGATGGTTTACACAGAAGTTTAACAGATGGAAGGTATGCATATAATAATGGAGAATATCCATTAAATCATGTTATACTTGGTGGAGAAAGTCTTTATCAACAAGATGATTATATTATGATTTTAAAGACA encodes the following:
- a CDS encoding YfbM family protein, encoding MSCRAVLFSLNEEEVNKIKLCKNDIERLNYLQEDIEETYFEKFPTRVSELDKSWDGLHRSLTDGRYAYNNGEYPLNHVILGGESLYQQDDYIMILKTPAQVKDIAKAIEEISKLELRKGYDKIPLDDEDYSEFLSEEDFQYTWEWFEYSKKFWRLAAKENRYVLFTVDQ